From Anopheles coluzzii chromosome 3, AcolN3, whole genome shotgun sequence, the proteins below share one genomic window:
- the LOC120955554 gene encoding collagen alpha-1(IX) chain-like, with protein sequence MYSISSTRLLTLLLCLTSVVKSQIEDEEGDDYEEGPCGRWRPGDVDLRSFDLIREFRLDQIEASSKHMHRLQGTNEYQTAYRFEKEANLTMRSVDAFPLGLPHQFSFECTYRIEDEGESSWHLFEVTNEVQESQLAITLNPGRQILQIGLPATEGEQQIVEYHHTTLFDHNWHKIMLGVTNDYLNLWVDCRPVRDTDGNLNVPLEPRDRFDVADGYVSISRFAETSVFEPESPIIDLQWMVMNCDPTRPARGNCDELPVYDVASLTANLPEGPTPKSDCNTVCPPGYNGTDGAPGPAGPPGLPGLKGEAGAFGRRGPPGPRGLEGPPGLPGIGQKGEKGEIGVGIAGLKGQKGEPGVAAVAGSTVAGPVGPRGLPGPQGPPGAGLRGEKGDAGVPGRDGQSITGPRGLIGPPGAPGLPGADGLPGASGVKGERGAPGPRGEDGVGYPGEPGPRGPKGEPGSARAGAGVAGPPGLPGLQGNDGAKGEKGESGTRGLPGTQGLPGIPGAPGLPGPPGPPGDGSGGGGGGGGRYFENFMSYGHRGPTGYTGLPGERGAGGLRGPEGAPGVPGPPGVDGAPGPQGIPGLPGQTGPPGVPGVPGRSYTEAEVSDICRAVLRDHIAELTEGLIGPPGPPGVSRPGKPGTPGRPGEKGERGFPGFTGDRGIPGEQGAPGVAGPPGERGEPGIPGENGRDGVGYVGPQGPVGPPGPPGDSVIGPPGRAGERGEPGKAGHPGVRGAPGVPGVCPNDCYMAAAAAAQNFRTNQQTKGPNY encoded by the exons atgtattcaatttCTTCAACAAG ACTGCTCACGCTGTTACTGTGTCTGACAAGCGTTGTAAAGTCGC AAATCGAAGACGAAGAGGGAGACGATTATGAGGAAGGTCCGTGCGGACGCTGGCGACCGGGCGATGTGGATCTGCGATCGTTCGACTTGATCCGCGAGTTTCGGCTCGATCAGATTGAGGCGAGCAGCAAGCATATGCACCGGCTGCAGGGCACCAACGAGTACCAGACGGCCTATCGCTTCGAGAAGGAGGCGAACCTAACGATGCGCTCGGTCGATGCGTTTCCGCTCGGGCTGCCGCATCAGTTTTCCTTCGAGTGTACGTACCGCATCGAGGATGAGGGCGAATCGTCCTGGCATCTGTTCGAGGTGACGAACGAGGTGCAGGAAAGCCAGCTAGCCATCACGCTGAACCCCGGCCGGCAGATTCTGCAGATCGGGCTACCCGCCACCGAGGGTGAGCAGCAGATTGTGGAGTATCATCACACTACG CTTTTCGATCACAACTGGCACAAAATTATGCTCGGTGTTACGAACGATTATCTTAATCTTTGGGTCGATTGTCGTCCAGTGCGCGATACCGACGGAAATCTTAACGTTCCCCTGGAGCCGCGAGATCGTTTCGACGTAGCCGATGGGTACGTTTCAATTTCCAGGTTTGCGGAAACTTCCGTCTTTGAGCCCGAATCACCCATCATCGATCTGCAATGGATGGTTATGAACTGTGACCCAACGCGACCGGCCCGGGGCAATTGTGACGAACTGCCCGTGTACGATGTCGCATCTTTAACTGCGAATCTTCCGGAAGGACCAACTCCAAAGTCGGACTGTAATACCGTCTGTCCACCAGGATACAACGGAACAGAT ggagctccaggaCCAGCGGGACCACCCGGACTTCCAGGTCTAAAAGGTGAAGCTGGTGCATTTGGAAGACGG GGACCTCCCGGACCTCGTGGATTGGAAGGACCTCCAGGACTTCCTGGAATTGGCCAGAAGGGTGAGAAAGGAGAGATCGGAGTTGGTATTGCAGGACTGAAGGGACAGAAAGGTGAACCAGGAGTCGCTGCTGTGGCCGGATCGACCGTAGCCGGTCCCGTTGGACCGCGAGGTCTTCCCGGTCCCCAAGGTCCACCCGGTGCAGGGCTAAGAGGAGAGAAAGGTGATGCCGGTGTCCCGGGTCGTGATGGACAATCGATAACTGGACCACGTGGCTTGATCGGACCGCCCGGAGCGCCAGGTCTTCCCGGTGCGGACGGTTTACCTGGAGCATCAGGTGTAAAG GGAGAGCGCGGCGCACCAGGACCAAGAGGTGAAGATGGAGTTGGATACCCGGGAGAACCGGGTCCAAGAGGACCGAAAGGAGAGCCTGGTAGTGCTAGGGCTGGTGCAGGTGTAGCAGGACCTCCCGGTCTGCCTGGACTGCAAGGAAATGACGGCGCAAAGGGAGAGAAGGGAGAATCAGGTACCCGTGGACTCCCAGGCACTCAAGGACTACCGGGTATTCCCGGTGCCCCAGGCCTACCAGGTCCTCCGGGTCCCCCCGGTGATGGTTCAGGAGggggtggcggcggtggaggaAGATACTTTGAAAACTTCATGTCCTACGGCCATCGAGGACCGACAGGTTACACTGGATTGCCTGGAGAGAGGGGCGCCGGTGGTCTGCGAGGTCCAGAAGGTGCTCCAGGCGTACCAGGTCCACCAGGTGTGGATGGTGCTCCAGGACCTCAGGGAATACCGGGCCTACCGGGACAAACCGGACCTCCGGGTGTTCCTGGTGTCCCCGGCCGTAGCTACACTGAGGCCGAAGTAAGCGACATCTGTCGGGCAGTGCTGCGAGATCACATTGCCGAATTGACGGAGGGATTGATCGGACCTCCTGGGCCACCGGGAGTTTCCCGTCCGGGCAAACCCGGTACTCCGGGACGTCCGGGCGAGAAGGGCGAGCGTGGATTCCCCGGTTTCACCGGTGATAGGGGCATCCCGGGAGAACAGGGAGCGCCAGGCGTTGCCGGACCACCGGGAGAGCGTGGAGAACCGGGCATTCCGGGCGAGAATGGGCGTGACGGTGTTGGCTACGTTGGTCCGCAAGGTCCGGTCGGTCCCCCCGGACCGCCAGGAGATTCCGTGATAGGGCCACCAGGTCGGGCAGGTGAACGTGGAGAACCTGGTAAAGCGG GTCATCCAGGCGTTCGTGGAGCTCCGGGTGTTCCTGGCGTTTGCCCCAACGATTGCTACatggcggcagcggcagcggctcAGAACTTCCGCACCAACCAGCAAACTAAAGGACCCAACTATTAG